The following coding sequences lie in one Lolium perenne isolate Kyuss_39 chromosome 2, Kyuss_2.0, whole genome shotgun sequence genomic window:
- the LOC127329567 gene encoding MEIOTIC F-BOX protein MOF-like, producing the protein MEHAADASDAKPDRLSVLSDCLLHGILSLSSIGARRLVQTSTISRRWRHLWRDAPCLDIGPDEFQGDGDEFQKWVRFNNFVDSLVLQHAAVGLDALRMQVVEPPKDRSGRWSRPDGNSWVRRCLARYSPAVLDIRNQSTSGTHVQMRRVTRGTVLCRLTTLRLTGVTLCAGFEHLIGASGCPRLEHLELRDCLIGFREVVVSSTLKTLLVESCNMSMDNSSLRMGYTPRIVAPGLASLHLVLLSWYAPLWEFEMPSLVEATVVIDRGRIDKEFDLLCSLKNVTKLEISTFPSLHLVRLSLTSLSLSARHL; encoded by the coding sequence ATGGAGCATGCCGCCGACGCCTCTGACGCCAAGCCGGACAGGCTCAGCGTCCTGTCGGACTGCCTGCTCCACGGCATCCTCTCGCTCTCCTCCATTGGCGCCAGGCGGCTCGTGCAGACGAGCACCATCTCGCGGCGGTGGCGCCATCTCTGGCGAGACGCGCCGTGCCTCGACATCGGCCCGGACGAGTTCCAGGGCGACGGCGACGAATTCCAAAAGTGGGTCAGGTTCAACAACTTCGTGGACAGCCTCGTCCTGCAGCACGCCGCCGTCGGCCTGGACGCGCTCCGGATGCAGGTCGTCGAGCCTCCCAAGGACCGAAGCGGACGCTGGAGCAGGCCCGACGGCAACAGCTGGGTCCGCCGCTGCCTGGCGCGCTACAGTCCCGCCGTGCTCGACATCCGCAACCAATCCACATCCGGCACTCATGTCCAGATGCGCCGTGTGACCCGCGGCACCGTCCTCTGCCGCCTCACCACGCTGCGGCTCACCGGGGTCACGCTGTGCGCCGGCTTCGAGCACCTCATCGGCGCCTCCGGATGCCCTCGCCTGGAGCACCTCGAGCTCAGGGACTGCCTCATTGGCTTCAGGGAGGTGGTCGTCTCTAGCACGCTCAAGACCCTCCTCGTCGAATCATGCAACATGAGCATGGACAACAGCTCTCTTCGCATGGGCTACACCCCACGCATCGTAGCTCCTGGCCTCGCTTCTCTCCACCTCGTGCTTCTCAGCTGGTATGCTCCCCTGTGGGAATTCGAGATGCCTTCGCTCGTCGAGGCCACGGTTGTCATTGACAGAGGCCGCATCGACAAAGAATTCGACCTTCTTTGCAGTCTTAAGAATGTGACAAAATTAGAGATATCCACCTTCCCGTCGCTACACTTGGTCCGTCTATCGTTAACTTCTCTCTCACTTAGTGCACGCCATCTATAA